One window of Candidatus Poribacteria bacterium genomic DNA carries:
- a CDS encoding site-specific DNA-methyltransferase — MFTLIKEVEDASVDLIVCDGPYGVTEEPWDEISSIQEFNLELIESFAPKLKDGGALYLFGKPDCIDFIDYRQFLNLRSKIVWYQPSRLAQGRINYTNNYDIICYFIKGKKPQCYNLDPIRVKQLVELEHRHRCENVPSVTNGKFGKTKYNPKGKNPGDVWGDIKQLTYKSKELVSRKALNTIQKPERLIERIVLASSSPGDLVLDPFVGVGTCPVVCKRHQRNFIGFEIEPSFVKMGNERLRNCHDSTDLTS, encoded by the coding sequence ATGTTTACTCTGATCAAAGAGGTAGAGGATGCCTCAGTGGATTTGATTGTGTGTGATGGACCGTACGGCGTAACGGAAGAACCGTGGGACGAGATTTCCTCAATTCAGGAATTTAATCTCGAACTTATCGAAAGTTTCGCCCCGAAGTTGAAGGATGGCGGTGCACTCTATCTTTTTGGGAAACCCGACTGCATCGACTTTATAGACTATCGGCAGTTTCTGAACCTACGTTCAAAAATCGTGTGGTATCAACCGAGCAGACTTGCACAAGGACGGATCAATTACACTAATAATTACGATATCATCTGTTATTTTATCAAGGGCAAAAAGCCACAGTGCTATAACTTAGATCCTATCAGAGTCAAACAACTCGTTGAATTAGAGCATCGGCATCGGTGTGAAAACGTGCCGTCCGTAACGAACGGTAAATTTGGTAAAACGAAATACAATCCGAAAGGAAAGAATCCGGGTGATGTCTGGGGAGATATAAAACAACTCACCTACAAGTCCAAAGAGTTGGTAAGCAGAAAGGCACTCAATACAATCCAAAAACCGGAGCGGTTGATTGAACGGATCGTATTGGCAAGTTCATCACCAGGGGACCTTGTTTTGGATCCCTTTGTCGGAGTAGGCACTTGTCCTGTGGTGTGTAAACGACATCAGCGGAATTTCATTGGGTTTGAAATTGAACCGAGTTTCGTGAAAATGGGTAACGAACGACTTCGCAACTGCCATGACAGCACGGACTTAACCTCGTAA